In Chitinophaga oryzae, the sequence TTATACGCATTTTTCAGGTAGATGGTACCGAAGAAAATGACCAGTACGCTGGTCAGATAAGTGGCGGAGAGGTCCACGATTTTCGATGCGCGGCTGACATACATGTCAGGCACCAGCTCAGGATGATAGTACTCGATAAGAATGATGGTCGTCACCAGCAGCAGGTTAAACACCAGCCATATCACGTATTGCCCGGGGGGCGCCACGATCATCACCAGGAAGAAAGTAAGGGTGAAGGTCAACAGGCTGGCGCCGGAAATGCCGGAACTTACAAAATAGATCCAGGCAAACAGGAGGTTGACCAGCACTACGGAGACGGCTATACTGAGTGCTGACCGGTTTTTGAAACGGGACAGATAATACAGGCCCGCCAGGGCCAGCAGCAGGATAATGAAGATCAGTCCTGTTGTCCGGAGGCCGGTAAAATAATTGAAAGGCGCCTGTACGATGCTCACCACCATTGCTAGGAGGCACATAGAATTAAAAATGCGGTTTTCCAGGGTTACTTCAGCAGGAGGGCCCACAAGGTACAGGAGTTTCGCTTGTAGCTGCTTTCTAAAGTCAATTCTCATAGATGATGGCATATAGCAAAGCTAAAAAAATAGGAAGATTAGAACTGGTCTACCTGAAATTTGCAAACTGGACTAATTAAAAATAACTACATAATGTGAAATTTACATACTAAAAAGCGTACCATATTTTTTTAAAGGGTCCGACGAATCACATAAAGAAACAACGAAAGGAGAATGATAGCGAAGATTACGCAGACCTACCGGTCTTCCTTCAGTGGCCTGAGCAGAGAGACATGGTTACTGAGCCTGGTGATATTGATTAACCGTACGGGCACCATGGTGGCGCCGTTTCTGAGCATCTATCTCACGAAAAACCTGCACCGCGACATTGCAGATGCGGGCCTCATCATCACCCTGTTTGGCGTAGGCGCTGTACTGGGATCGCTGGCCAGCGGTTATTTTATTGACAAACTGGGCTTCCGGGCCGTTCAGATTTTTACTTCCGTCACCGGCGGTGTTTTGTTCATCGCCTTTGGTTATATCACTCATTTCCCGGCGCTGTGTGTGATGACGGTCATCCTGAGTTTTGTGGCGGAAGCCTTCCGGCCTGCCAATGGGGCAGCTATTGCCGCTTATTCCAAACCGGAGAACCTGACCCGTTCCTATTCGCTTAACCGGTTTGCCATGAACCTGGGCTGGGCGTTGGGCAGTTCCCTCGGCGGCATACTGGCAGCCATCAATTATCACCTGCTGTTCTGGGTGGAAGGCGGTGTATACATCACCGTCGGCCTGTTAATTACCTTTTTATTGCCTGCTTATAAAGGCGTTCCGCGCAAGTCCGCTGTCAGCGGCATCGCCCGCGATCTGCCTATCTGGAAAGATCCTTTCCTGTTCCGGTTCCTTATCTGGGTAACGGTGTATACCGCTTCTTTCGGGCTCATTTTCCGCCTGGTGCCTATCTATTGGAAAGAAGACTGGCATATCAACGAATCGGTGATCGGGTTGCTGCTGGGGGTGAACGGCGTTATTATCGCGCTGTTTGAAATGGTGCTGGTAAGACGCTGGGAGAGCCGTAAATCAGCTATGTACTATATTATAGGCGGCGTGGTGGTAACAGCGGCGGGTTACCTGTTTTTCATTATTCCCCCGGTAGTGCCGATTGCACTGGCTTTCCTGGGAGTGGTGTTTTTTACGGTGGGGGAGATGATGGCGTTTCCTTTTATCAATGCGGTGATCATGGGCCGTTCCAACGATACTAACAGGGGCCGTTATGCGGCGGCCTATGCGCTGACCTGGTCGGTAGCGCAGGTGGTAGGTCCCGGCGGCGGCGCCCTGGTGGCGGAGCGTTGGGGCTTTGGTATGCTGTGGTCTATATTGATAGGGGTTTGTCTTATCTGTGCGGCGGGATTGTGGCGCCTCTCCCTGAAAAAGGCCGTGGCGGCTTGATCCATAACCATTTCGTGTGAGCCGGACCATTTAAATCCTTATATTTATAGCGGATTTAAATGAAATATCGCTGATGGCCATTGTTGATACAGTTAATACAGACAGGTATCCCTTTCTTGCCGGCGGAGGAGAAACGGGTGCGCTGATCCGGAATTATCCCTGGGAGAAGACGTCGATAGGTCCGGCAGATGGATGGCCACAGAGTTTGAAAACCTGTCTGAGGATCATTCTCACTTCCAGCCAGCCCATGTTCGTATGGTGGGGCCCGGAGCTGATCAATTTTTACAACGACGCTTACCGTGCCATCGTGGGCGGTAAACACCCGGCCAGCCTCGGACAACCGGCCCATAAAGTATGGACGGAAATCTGGGGCCATATCGTGCCGCGCGTGGAGCAATGCCTGCACAACAATGAAGGCACCTACGACGAGGCCATGCTGCTGATCATGGAACGCAACGGCTACCCGGAAGAAACCTATTATACATTTTCGTACAGTCCCATCCCCGGCGACGACGGCGTGCCGGCAGGTATCCTCTGCGCCAATACTGACGATACCGATCGTATCTTATCGGCACGGCAGATGCGCACGCTCAAAGACCTGGCGAGGTATAATCTCAACAGCAAACGGGTACAGGACGTTTATACCAACAGCCTGCTCGCGCTGCAGGAGAATGAACACGATTTTCCTTTCGCTTTTTTCTATGCCATCGATCATGCCGTTCCTCATCTGAAGGGTTATACGGTCCATGACCTGCCGGAGAACGTATTTCCCCGGGAGGCGAACGCGGATGACAGTACGCTGATCTGGCCGCTGGCAGAGGTGCTCCGGCGCAACAGTCCCCTGTTGACGGAGCAGCTGCAGCTCAAGGCCGGTCCGCTGCCCTCCGGCTCCTGGAAGTTATCGCCGGACAAGGCGCTGGTGCTGCCGGTACAGCATAACAATTCCGGTGCGCATTATGGAGTGCTGATCATCGGGTTAAACCCGCACCGGAAGCCGGACGAAAAATACCTTGCATTCTTTCAGCTGGTTGCCGATCAAATCGGTGGCGCCATTGCCAGTACCAAAGCGTATGAAGAAGAACAACGGCGGGTTAATTCGCTGATGGAGATAGATCGGGCCAAAACCATTTTCTTCAGTAACATCAGCCACGAATTCCGGACGCCGCTGTCCCTCATGCTGGGACCCCTGGAAGATATGCTGGCCCGTGCCGGCGAACTACCGGAGGGAATGAAGGAGGAGTTGCAACTGGCACAGCGTAATACGCGGCGGCTGCTGAAACTGGTCAATTCCCTGCTGGACTTCTCCAGCATAGAAGCCGGCAGGATGCAGGCCAGCTATGCTCCTGTGGATATAGCGGCGCTCACCCGCGACCTGGTGAGCAACTTCGAACCTGCCATCAAAAAAGCGGGGGTAACGCTGGTCGCTGATTATGAACATCTTTCCCAGCCCGTGTATGTGGACAGGGACATGTGGGAGAAAATAGTGCTGAACCTCGTCTCCAACGCTTTTAAATACACCCTGGAAGGACGGATCACTATCAGCCTGCGTGAATACGCTGAAAACGTGGAGCTGACCGTGGAAGATACCGGTGTGGGCATTCCGGAAGCGGAACTGCCCCAGATGTTCCAGCGTTTTCACCGGGTGCAGAATAAAAACGGCCGCAGCCAGGAAGGCACCGGTATCGGGCTGTCGCTGGTCAACGAGCTGGTAAAGCTTCATGGCGGTACCATACAGGTGAACAGCCGGGAAGGAGAAGGAACGGTGTTTACCGTCAGCCTGCCGTTGGGACATGTCCATCTGCCCGCCGACAAGGTAATACATACTGCCGGCCATGCCGGCACGGATAGCCGCTATGCCTTTATGGAAGAAGCTTCCCGCTGGGACGATCCCGCACATCCTAAAACAACCGGTCCGGATGAAGGCAGACCTTACGTGCT encodes:
- a CDS encoding MDR family MFS transporter — protein: MIAKITQTYRSSFSGLSRETWLLSLVILINRTGTMVAPFLSIYLTKNLHRDIADAGLIITLFGVGAVLGSLASGYFIDKLGFRAVQIFTSVTGGVLFIAFGYITHFPALCVMTVILSFVAEAFRPANGAAIAAYSKPENLTRSYSLNRFAMNLGWALGSSLGGILAAINYHLLFWVEGGVYITVGLLITFLLPAYKGVPRKSAVSGIARDLPIWKDPFLFRFLIWVTVYTASFGLIFRLVPIYWKEDWHINESVIGLLLGVNGVIIALFEMVLVRRWESRKSAMYYIIGGVVVTAAGYLFFIIPPVVPIALAFLGVVFFTVGEMMAFPFINAVIMGRSNDTNRGRYAAAYALTWSVAQVVGPGGGALVAERWGFGMLWSILIGVCLICAAGLWRLSLKKAVAA